The DNA window CCCCCAAACTGATCGAAATTCGCCGGCATATTCACGAACATCCGGAGTTGTCGTACCAGGAGTACGAAACAATGGAGTATGTTTCGACGATTTTATCCGATTATGGTATTCCTCATCAGAAAGGTGTGGCCAATACGGGAGTAGTGGCTCTCGTCGAAGGTGAAAAGCCGGGGAAGGTAGTTGCCATACGCGCGGATATGGATGCCCTGCCTATTGAGGAAAAAAATGATGTGCCCTACAAATCGCAGAATCCCGGAATCATGCATGCGTGCGGGCACGACTCCCACACAACCGTTGCTCTGGGAGCGGCCATTATACTCAATCATTTTAAGTCCCACATCCAGGGAAGCGTTAAATTCATTTTTCAGCCGGGTGAAGAAAAAAATCCCGGTGGGGCTTCCCTGATGATCAAAGCCGGTGCGCTGGAAAATCCCAAAGTGGACATGATTTTTGGACTGCACAGCGATCCCCGTTTCCGCCCGGGGGATATTGGCTATCGCTACGGGGCCATGATGGCGGAGCCCGACGAAATCCGCATCAAAATAAAGGGGAAAAGCGGTCACGGAGCCGCTCCTCACCTTACGGTGGATCCCATTGTCATCGCGGCCGAAGTGGTTATGGCTCTGCAAAAAATTCCAAGCCGAATGGTGGATCCCAATGAAAAAATTGTGGTGACCATTGGGAAAATCGAGGGGGGCCATGCGACAAATGTAATTCCGGATGAGGTGAACATGCTGGGAACGGTTCGGACACTGAACCCCGAAATCACACAACAGATTCCTGAAATGATGGAACGGATTTTGAAGGGAATTACCAGCGCCTATGGGGCCGATTACGAATTGAAATACGATTTCGGTTACCCGGTTTTGATGAATGATGAGTTGGCCACGGATATTTTGGTCGAAGCGGGGAAAGAATTTTTGGGGCCGGAACACGTCAAAGAGGTGCCTAAACCCAGCATGGGCGGCGAAGATTTTTCATTCTATTTGCAAAAGGTTAAAGGTACATTTTATCGATTGGGTACAGGAAATCCGGAAAAGGGAATTACCGAATACTGGCACAATTCACGGTATAACATCGATGAAGACGCTTTACCCGTGGGGGCCGGATTTATGGCCTATCTCGCATTGAAAACACTTCAAAACTTGTAGGGACTGCTCATGAAGAACGATGTCCTTTGGGGAACAGTAAGCGCATTATTTTTCATTCTTTTCCTGATTGCAGGAAGCGCCCCCGCCCATTCACAAACACGGTCCTTTATTCAGGGTACCAACCCAAAATACGAAGTTGGGGATTGGATTAGCTACACGGACACCCGCACCGTACAGTCGATCGCCGTCGGAAATCGGTTCATCTACTTTGCAACAACCGGGGGCATTGCCCGCTACGACTTCTACGGGGATCGTTGGGTAGAGCCCTTTACCTTGAGCGACGGACTTCCTGACAACAATATTCAGACGGTTGCTTTTGATTTCGAAAGCGGTTCCCTTTATTGCACCACTGCCCTGGCTCTTTGCGTCAGGGATCCGGCCTCCAGACGGTGGACGAATTACAGCTATCGGGAAATCGGGGTGGGAAACCAAAGAGTACATTCCATTGGTTTTGATCAGAATTACATTTACCTGATTACGACGGGCAACAGGGCCTTAAAAGGAAATCGGAACAGCAGCACCTTCACTCCGGTGTCTTTGAAGGAGATTACGCAGGTTCCGGCGGATTCCATTTCCTGGTTCGGAAAATTTGGCTTTAAATCGATGGCTCTTCCTAATTTTTTGATGAATTCCTCCTTGCTCTTTTTCCCGGATGCCAGTCATCCCTATTTTCAGGATGTGAATGATCGAAATTTTGAGGTGACGTATTACGTGGAAGATCCCTGGCAGACCCTCTGGCTGGGAACCCGGGGGTTGGGAAGCGCAAAAGCGAACATGCGCACCAATTTTTTGGAAATGCTTCCCTTCGGCTTACTTCAGAAAAATGTAAATGCCATAGCCACCGAAGGCAGCGACATGTGGATCGGGGGGATAGATCAGACAGATGAAATCCAGGGCATTACACACTGGAATCGAAAAACCGGCCAGTGGGATTATTACGAGGGTCGCTACATTACGGGCCTTCGTTCTGATGATGTTACGTCTATTGCCCCGGACGGCCGCTACATTTGGTTCGGTACGCTGGACGGCCTTTCACGATTGGACTCCAAGAAAAACAATTGGGACAGTTTTACGATTTTCAACGGATTACAAAACAGTCAGATTTACGATGTGGTTTTGGATTCCCAATATGTTTGGGTGGCAACAAAAGACGGCCTGGATCGGATCAAGAAAACACGCTCCGGACGGGACACACTCATCGTGAAACACATCACCCGGCCGCAGGATCGGGTAACCGTGTACGATCTTGAAATGGACGGCGACTTACTCTGGGCCGCTACCAACTATGGTGTTTATGTGTACAATAAGAAAAATCAAAAAGGGGGATATTATTATGGTGCCGACGGGCCGGGAAATGCCCCTGTTTATTCGGTTTCGGTCAGTGGAGATGAGGTCTGGTTTGCCACAAATTATGGCGTGGAAGTCTACAATAAAACGTTGAAAAAATGGCTGGGTCCGCCGGAGCGGTATTTTGTCCCCGGGGTGGAGATTCTGACCATCCGGGCCACATCCAAGGCTGTTTGGCTGGGCACCACAAACGGGGTTCTGAAATACAGTAAGCGCCGGAAATTCTGGCGGAAATTTAATCAAATTGACGGACTTTTGGATCAGCGTGTGCAATTTATTCTCCCGGATGGTGATTATATTTGGTTTGGTACCCGGGAGGGGATGACACGGTTTTATTGGAATGCCCCCTACCGCATCGATTAACCCGCTTCACGCAAATAATCCCGATCGGTTTGGCAAATCTGAAAAGGGGGACCAACCTGCAGCAGGCTTTCGGGGAAGAATCCATTTTTATTCACTTGGAAAAATGAGACGGCGATACCCATTTGGGTGAATCATCAAGTTTAGAGGAGCGACATGACAGAAGACAAAAGAGGCCGGCAGTTCCATATCGCCACGCCAGAAGAGATCAAATCGGGACAGGTTGTGGACGTTTACTTTTCGCGGACAAAGGAGATCCTTGAGGCGGAGAAGAAAGACAAACACGTGGTGGCTGAGTTTGTGGTCAAGCGCTTTCCGGAAGGTCGTACCTGGGGTGTATTTGCCGGTCTGGAGGAAGTGGTGTACCTGCTCCGGGATTTAAATATTCAGGCATGGGCCATGCCGGAGGGCACCGTTTTTCGGGAAAATGAGCCGGTTTTGGTGATTGAGGGAAATTACCTGGATTTTGGTCTGTACGAGACCGCCATTTTGGGGCTGCTGTGTCAGGCATCCGGTGTGGCCACAAAAGCGGCGCGGTGTAAAAAGGCTGCCGGCGAAAAAACCGTGCTCAGCTTTGGCGCCCGCCGCATGCATCCGGTGCTGGCGCCCATGATTGAGCGCAACGCCTACATCGGCGGATGTGACGGCGTGGCCGTCATCAAAAGCGCGGAATTGCTGGGAATCCCGCCCGCAGGGACCATTCCCCACGCGCTGATTTTAATTTTAGGGGATACCGTGGAAGCGGTCAAAGCCTTCGACCGCGTCATTGATCCCAAAGTGGCGCGTGTGGCTTTGATTGACACCTTTACCGACGAAAAATTCGAGTCCGTGCGCGTGGCCGAGGCCATGAAGGGAAACCTTTTCGGCATTCGTCTGGATACGCCGGGTTCGCGGCGGGGGGATTTTCTGAGCATTTTAAAAGAAGTGCGGTGGGAGCTGGATTTGCGCGGTTTTAAGGATGTGAAAATCTTCGTTTCCGGCGGCATCGATGAAAACAAAATTCCCGAATTAAACGAAGTGGTGGACGCCTACGGGATTGGGACCTCCATCAGCAGCGCGTCCGTGCTGGATTTTGCAATGGATATTGTGGAAATTGAGGGCGTGCCCATAGCCAAGCGGGGGAAGGCCTCGGGTCGGAAAGACGTGTACCAGTGCCCTTCCTGTCACGCTTCTGTTGTTGTGCCTTTTGGTCAGGAACCCAGGTCCGTGTGCGATTGCGGTGTGCCCTACAAACCGCTGCTCCAACCCATTTTGGACCACAAAAAATTGTTGGTCGATTTGCCGGATCACAAGGACATTCGCGCCTACGTACTGAAGCAATTACAATTCTTTCAAATGTAGAGTAGAATATTCAAAAGGAGGGCTTCAAATCTCAAGAATTGGTACACCTTAGCAGCCGCCCGAAAGAATACACCAATTGAGGAGGTACAGTACCATGAAAAACAACACAGCCAATCAAATCTTGAGAATAAGCCTGGCCTTGGGATTTCTGGTTTTTGCCGCCCATCTTTGGGCCCAGGGAATCCCGCGGAAAGCTAAAATTGCCCTTGTGTCGTTCGATTCCCGAAAGGATTGGAACCCTGCCACGACATCCGGGTTGAAGCAGGCACTGGAGGAAACGGGTTGGGTTCAGATTGTTGATTTCGAAAATTCTCCCGATTTTGTTTTTTTCATTCGTCACGCGGATACGAACACACTTCATTCCGATCTCACAGTTTTTTCCGTTGCCTTCATGCAATCGCTTCCGGCTCCCTGGTTGGACGAGTTGGCGAAAGAGGAAATTTCTTACAAACTCATGCCGGCATTTAGAAATAAAAAATTACCCAAAAACGGCAAATTCGTGCGGGAGTACGTCACGCGAGAAATGTGGAAAGAATATCGCTATTTGCTCGATTTGAGAACCTACGCGTTTAAGAAAAGAGAAGCGCCAACTTATTGGAAACAGGTTGCCAGTGACGGCCTGGCGGCTGTTTCACGCGTTTACCGAGTTCAGAAATAGCTAAAATCCCGGGCGGCTGGCTAAGGATTGGGGAGTTTTAAAAGAATCCTTGTTTTTCTGTCGAAAAAATGACTCCCAAAAATGAAAGACCGATTCAGGCCCTTTAAGTTATTCAAAACCTGTCAGATCTGTGGCTGAGGTGTTTAAAACGATTTAAAAATGTAAGAAAGGATCAATGTTGCCTACAAAAACCAGCTTGAGTCCAGGAAATAAATCATGCTAAAATTTTTTAAAAATTACCTCCAGAATTCCAGGAAAATTCTACACTCTTATGACAATCATTTGAAAAGAAAGGAAAATATTTATCTCAAAGATCGTTTGGAACAGGAATTTTACGACACAGAGGCAAAGAAATTCTTGGCCAATTTTGATGAGGCGCTTTTTCGATATGATGAGAATGAACCCATGCCTGCGAGCCATCGTTTTTTCTATTCCCTATTTTCTGAAATTCGGAATAGAAGAATTTTGGATATTGGCTGTGGTCATGGATTTACATCTGTTCGGCTGGCAAAACAAGGGGCAGACGTTTACGGAATTGATATTTCTCCAAAAATGATTGAATTGGCCCGACGGAATGCAGCGTTTAATCATGTCAGTGACAAGGTCACTTTTCAGGTAATGTCTGCTCAGGAAATGGATTTTGATTCGGATTTTTTTGATTGGGTGATAGGTTTGGGTGTTTTACATCATCTGAATCTGGAATTGGGAGGGAAGGAAATTTTTCGGGTTTTAAAAAAAGGAGGTAAGGCTCTGTTTATAGAACCTCGAATTCCGTTTAAGGAACTTATTTTTTTAAGGAGCCTTTTTCCAGTAAAATGCCTCGAATCACCAGGCGGTTCTCAATTAACAGACAAAGAAATCCGGGAACTCGGGAAGCGTTTTTCCTTAACCCAGATAAACTATTTCCTGTTCTTACGAAAGTTGAGTCGATTGCCATTTTTGGGAAAATATGCTGAGACACTCGAGAAAATTGATCAAAAAATGATCGAAAGAATGCCCTTTCTGTATAAATTTTACTGGGCCTTTGTGGTACAATTTACAAAATGAGCTGCAACGAAGATAAATAACAAAAAGAAGTAAGGGCCCCGCTGTTCGCCGGTTGCTTCGACAGGCTCAGCAACCGGTAAGGCCAAGGGCATTGAGCCTGTCGAAATGCCCGGAGTAAAAAGGTGAATGCCAATGAGCAAAGGCTATATGTACATTCTGGAATGTGCGGATGGCACGTATTATACTGGCAGCACCAAGGATTTGGAAAGAAGACTGTGGGAGCATCAAAATTCGATCGGTGCTAATTATACGAAGAAAAGACTGCCGGTGAAATTGGTTTACTATGAAGAATATAACAGAATTGACGAAGCATTTTATCGCGAAAAACAAGTGCAGGGCTGGAGTCGGAAAAAGAAACGGGCATTGATAGAAGAAAGGCAGCAGGATTTGCCTCTTTTATCCAAAAATTACACGCAGTTTGGAAAAACAGATACTGCAGAAAAGATGTAAGCGGTTGCTTCGACAGGCTCAGCAACCGGCGAGGCTAAGGGCATTGAGCTTGTCGAAATGCCCGGAGTAAAATAGAGTGCGAGAAAAAGTGCGAGCGATTACTTTGGCAAGCTCAGTGACCGGTAATAATTAACCGCCATTCCGGTGAATGTAAAAGACCAAAGAATCCCATGAAAAACACGATTCCTCGGTACCAATTTTTCGAACACACCGGCGATATGGGGCTGGAGGTTCTGGCCTCTTCGCTGAATGAACTGTTCGAATGGGCCGCCCGCGGCCTGACGGCTGTCCTGACGGAGCCCGAAACCGTTCAGCCGAAAGCGGAGCGGAACTTTTCACTCCGGGCTGATCAGTTAGACGAATTGCTCATTCGGTGGCTGAACCGGTTGAATTTCGAGTTTGAAACGGAGGGCTGGCTGTTTGCCGAGTTTCGGGTGCAGGTGAAGGAGGATTTTTCCCTGCACGCCGCAGCGCGCGGGGAACCTTTCGACCCCCAGCGGCATGAAATTCTTCGGGAGATTAAAGCGGCGACCTACCACCAATTGGTGGTAGAAAAGCGTGATGGGGTTTGGTACGCGCGTATCATTTTCGATCTTTAGATTGGGTCCCAGTTAAATCTTAAATCCAGCCTTGCGAAGGTTTCAAAACCTTCGCAAGGTTGATCATTCGCGCAAAAAAGGAGGAGAACGATGGAATTCAAGAAAATCCGCGATTACGTCTGGGAGATCCCCCGCGAGGGGAAAATGCGGGTTCCCGGGCGGATTTACGCCTCTGAGAAAATGCTGCGCGAGATTCAATCGGACGAGAGTCCGAAACAGGTCATGAATGTGGCGCATCTTCCGGGAATCGTAAAATACTCGCTGGCCATGCCGGACATCCACTGGGGCTACGGATTTCCCATCGGTGGGGTGGCCGCTTTTGACGTGAAGAACGGTATCATTTCGCCCGGCGGCGTGGGGTACGACATCAACTGCGGCGTGCGTCTGCTGCGTTCCAATCTCACCCGCGAAGATGTGCAGCCCAAAATTCGTGATCTGGTGGCTGCCATTTTTGCCCGTGTGCCCTCCGGGGTGGGGTCTAAAGGGCCGCTTAAACTGAGCGATTCAGATGGGCGTAACGTACTGGTGAAGGGTGCGCGTTGGGCGGTTGAAAAAGGTTTTGGTTCGGAAGACGATCTGGAGTTCATTGAAGAGCACGGACAAATGCCTCACGCCGACCCAGCAGCCGTGAGTGCTGAAGCCTACACGCGCGGCCGCCCTCAACTGGGCACCATCGGTTCCGGTAATCACTTTGTGGAAGTGGATGTGGTGGACGAGATCTACGACGAAACCGCTGCCCGGGCGTTTGGTCTGTTTCCGGGGCAAATTGCCGTTATTGTCCACACCGGTTCCCGGGGATTTGGCCACCAGGTGTGCGACGATTCCATTCGGAAAATGCTTCGGGCGTCGGAGAAATACGGCATCGATTTGCCGGATAAACAGTTGTGCTGTGCGCCGTTTCAATCCCCGGAAGGTCAGGAGTATTTTGGAGCGATGAATGCAGCGATCAATTACGCCTTTGCGAACCGGCAGGTCATTTCCCAGTGGATTCGTGAAGCTTTCGAAATGGGGCTCGGCCTTTCGCCCCGCGACATTGGCCTCCAAACGGTGTACGAAGTGGCCCACAACATTGCCAAGCTGGAAACCCACATTGTGGACGGCCAAGAACGTGAATTGGTTGTTCACCGGAAGGGAGCCACGCGTGCCTTTGGTCCGGGGCATCCGGCCGTGCCGGAGGCGTATCGGGATGTGGGACAGCCGGTTCTCATCCCCGGAGACATGGGGCGGTACTCCTTTGTTCTGGTGGGTACCCGGCAAGCTATGGAGGAAACGTTCGGCTCTTCCTGCCACGGAGCCGGTCGACGAATGAGCCGCCACCAGGCGAAAAAAACAGCAAAGGGGCGTGCCATTCACCGGGAGCTGGAGGACCGCGGCATCTATTCCATGGCGGCCAGCCGGGCAACGATGGTAGAAGAAATCCCGGAAGCCTACAAGGACGTAGCCGATGTGGTGGATGCGGTGGAAGGCGCGGGCATTGCCCGGAAAGTGGCCAAGTTGGTACCGATTGGCGTGGTTAAAGGATAAGTGCGGTCTTTTGTAGAGGATAAAAACGGCCCGGCTTTTCTTCCGGAATTCAGCATGGGAAAGGGTTCACAACCCAAAAATGAAAAAAAATAGGACACCCCGGCTGTTAGGCGTTTCTGCAAAAATATTGTTGCAATCCCAAAATTTTTCTTGACATCTTTGGAAAATATTCTTACAATTGAATGTCATCTTGCATTTCATTAAACCCAGTAAGGAGGGGAAAAATGGCGAACGGAGTAAACAAAGTAATCCTAATTGGCAACCTTGGAAAAGACCCGGAATTGCGGTACACTCCCAATGGAACCGCGGTGGCGAGTTTTAGCATCGCGACCAATGAGCGCTGGAAAGACAAAGAGGGAAATTTTCAGGATCACACAGAATGGCACCGCATTGTAGCCTGGCGGAAACTGGCAGAAACGGTTGGCGAGTACCTGAAAAAAGGCAGCCAGGTGTACATTGAGGGTCGACTCCGAACCCGGACCTGGGAAGATCAGAATGGAAACAAACGAACCACGACGGAAATTGTAGCTGATTCTTTGCAAATGCTGGGCAGGCGTGAAGGCGTTTCTTCTTCTGATGTGGCGGCGTCCCCCACGGCATCGGATGACGAAATGGCCGCATCGGATGATTTACCATTTTGAGTAAATGATGATCGCATTCCCAAAAGAATCCGAGGCTGATTAAACCTCGGATTTTTTTTGGCTGAAAAGAAAGAGGC is part of the Calditrichota bacterium genome and encodes:
- a CDS encoding GIY-YIG nuclease family protein; this translates as MYILECADGTYYTGSTKDLERRLWEHQNSIGANYTKKRLPVKLVYYEEYNRIDEAFYREKQVQGWSRKKKRALIEERQQDLPLLSKNYTQFGKTDTAEKM
- a CDS encoding RtcB family protein; protein product: MEFKKIRDYVWEIPREGKMRVPGRIYASEKMLREIQSDESPKQVMNVAHLPGIVKYSLAMPDIHWGYGFPIGGVAAFDVKNGIISPGGVGYDINCGVRLLRSNLTREDVQPKIRDLVAAIFARVPSGVGSKGPLKLSDSDGRNVLVKGARWAVEKGFGSEDDLEFIEEHGQMPHADPAAVSAEAYTRGRPQLGTIGSGNHFVEVDVVDEIYDETAARAFGLFPGQIAVIVHTGSRGFGHQVCDDSIRKMLRASEKYGIDLPDKQLCCAPFQSPEGQEYFGAMNAAINYAFANRQVISQWIREAFEMGLGLSPRDIGLQTVYEVAHNIAKLETHIVDGQERELVVHRKGATRAFGPGHPAVPEAYRDVGQPVLIPGDMGRYSFVLVGTRQAMEETFGSSCHGAGRRMSRHQAKKTAKGRAIHRELEDRGIYSMAASRATMVEEIPEAYKDVADVVDAVEGAGIARKVAKLVPIGVVKG
- a CDS encoding class I SAM-dependent methyltransferase; translated protein: MEQEFYDTEAKKFLANFDEALFRYDENEPMPASHRFFYSLFSEIRNRRILDIGCGHGFTSVRLAKQGADVYGIDISPKMIELARRNAAFNHVSDKVTFQVMSAQEMDFDSDFFDWVIGLGVLHHLNLELGGKEIFRVLKKGGKALFIEPRIPFKELIFLRSLFPVKCLESPGGSQLTDKEIRELGKRFSLTQINYFLFLRKLSRLPFLGKYAETLEKIDQKMIERMPFLYKFYWAFVVQFTK
- a CDS encoding amidohydrolase is translated as MTTDLKKAIKQFVQELTPKLIEIRRHIHEHPELSYQEYETMEYVSTILSDYGIPHQKGVANTGVVALVEGEKPGKVVAIRADMDALPIEEKNDVPYKSQNPGIMHACGHDSHTTVALGAAIILNHFKSHIQGSVKFIFQPGEEKNPGGASLMIKAGALENPKVDMIFGLHSDPRFRPGDIGYRYGAMMAEPDEIRIKIKGKSGHGAAPHLTVDPIVIAAEVVMALQKIPSRMVDPNEKIVVTIGKIEGGHATNVIPDEVNMLGTVRTLNPEITQQIPEMMERILKGITSAYGADYELKYDFGYPVLMNDELATDILVEAGKEFLGPEHVKEVPKPSMGGEDFSFYLQKVKGTFYRLGTGNPEKGITEYWHNSRYNIDEDALPVGAGFMAYLALKTLQNL
- a CDS encoding nicotinate phosphoribosyltransferase, encoding MTEDKRGRQFHIATPEEIKSGQVVDVYFSRTKEILEAEKKDKHVVAEFVVKRFPEGRTWGVFAGLEEVVYLLRDLNIQAWAMPEGTVFRENEPVLVIEGNYLDFGLYETAILGLLCQASGVATKAARCKKAAGEKTVLSFGARRMHPVLAPMIERNAYIGGCDGVAVIKSAELLGIPPAGTIPHALILILGDTVEAVKAFDRVIDPKVARVALIDTFTDEKFESVRVAEAMKGNLFGIRLDTPGSRRGDFLSILKEVRWELDLRGFKDVKIFVSGGIDENKIPELNEVVDAYGIGTSISSASVLDFAMDIVEIEGVPIAKRGKASGRKDVYQCPSCHASVVVPFGQEPRSVCDCGVPYKPLLQPILDHKKLLVDLPDHKDIRAYVLKQLQFFQM
- a CDS encoding archease, with translation MKNTIPRYQFFEHTGDMGLEVLASSLNELFEWAARGLTAVLTEPETVQPKAERNFSLRADQLDELLIRWLNRLNFEFETEGWLFAEFRVQVKEDFSLHAAARGEPFDPQRHEILREIKAATYHQLVVEKRDGVWYARIIFDL
- a CDS encoding single-stranded DNA-binding protein, with the protein product MANGVNKVILIGNLGKDPELRYTPNGTAVASFSIATNERWKDKEGNFQDHTEWHRIVAWRKLAETVGEYLKKGSQVYIEGRLRTRTWEDQNGNKRTTTEIVADSLQMLGRREGVSSSDVAASPTASDDEMAASDDLPF